The following nucleotide sequence is from Zea mays cultivar B73 chromosome 1, Zm-B73-REFERENCE-NAM-5.0, whole genome shotgun sequence.
TTCAAAATATTGCTTCCACATTTGTTGTGATGTGCATATGGGCTGGTTTTTTCACTGACCTTGTGCATGTTTTTTGTTGTTAAATATAGCCAATGGAAAGTTTTACTTGACCAATGTTTTATACTCAGTTCATCAATTCTTCAATATGACTTATCGCTTCAAAAGTAAATGCGTGACTTatcgcttcaaaagcattgattaGTCGCTAGTCACTAAAAAAATTAGGAAGCTAGAAGCTGCTTTTGGTGACTGCTTCTGCTTTGCCACGCGGCATTGCTATTGCTACAGTGGTCTGCAGAAGTCCGACCGACAAAACATGGAGTTTTTTTTAGCATTTTCTTTTAAAATCTAGTATTTGACAAATCTAATTGGGGCATACGTAACTCTATATAACCTTGTGATTTATGCTCAAAAGATAGAAGCTGCTTTTGGTCCCTCGTGCATGTTTTTTCTTTGTTAGGCAGATCGCTTTAAATTAAAATCAACTATTTAGAATGTTGTAACTGTAATGCATAAAGACAAAAATATTATACTCTTTTGGTCTCTTATATATGTTTCTTCTTTATTCGAAGCTGTATGTTTATTCTTTATTCGCTTCAAATTAAAACCGACTATTTAGACTCTACAATTCATAGAAACAAAAATATTTGGTGGCGCCCTAACAATGGCACCGAATCTATTCCTCTCTGATCCTGTTACGGTATTTGTGTCAGCTATTGTTTTTAATTAGATTTGTAGAAAtattaataatatttacatctctAAAAATATTAATATGGAGGAGTCACAGCGCGAAGGAGTCTGGCGCTAGGCTGGTTTGATCTATGGAGAGAAAATATCTGGCTATTCGATTTGGAATAGCAAGAAATTTCCTCCCTCATATATGAAGAGTCAATGCAACTGTTGCTTTTTTAGTTTTGGGAAGTCACACACATGAAAGTCTGAATCAGATGCAGTACTAATTGTTGAGCTTGGGATGCAGATATATGCAAATACCAAGATGTCAGGTGCTTCCCCATGGTATTGTTAACCACAAGTCTAGAACCACAAGCATTGATGAATTTTCAGCTTTGTGGTTGCTCGATCATAACTTGAGTTATAAGCCAGATTAAGGACAGGATTAGAACTGGCAGTTCGCCCCAGCAGCCTTCTGAGAATCTGAAGAACGTAACacacaacaacacaaggactggggATGGTTTAAACACCGACACCCTCAGTTACTCACTATGGACAACACGTGGCTGTTATATATACCAGTCACCAAGACGATTAACATCCAAGAAATGAGAATGTAAAGGAAATACCCCCTTTCTTCAGACTTTGGTATAAAACAAGGTTTCGTTAATCAATGGGGTTAGCGGCAGGAGTTGGGTAGGGGAGAGGGAACGCCAGTGGGGCAGAGGAAAAAGGACGGAGGGAGAACTCACCTCGGCGAAAACCAATGTGACGAGGGCGGACGCGAGGTGACGGCGGATTAGTTGAACAGTCGGGGAGCGGGCTTGCCGGAGTAGCGGATTGAGGACGCGCGGTTCTGCGCTACCAGGACTTGCGAGCAGTCTGCAGTACCTCCTTGGGAGCATGGTTTTTGAGAGCGGGGGTTCTTGAGAGCGGCGTAAATCTCAGAGTCGAGGGATGGCCGAGACGCACGGcgatggaggcggaggttgttgagaGCGGGCGTAGCGGGTGGTGGTGGCGACAGATTTGCACGAGGATGGGGGTGGCTGAGAGATTTGCGCGTGGTTCGCCGCGGTGGTGGCGAGAGGTTCGGGTAGGGGATTCGTCGCGGGTGGGAGGGGATTCGCCGCGAGGGGCCGGTCGTGCGCGTGATTCGCCGCGGGCACGAGGGGAATCGCGGTTGGGGGCGGTCGTGCGCGGGATTCGCGGCATACGTGCTGGCCTGccgaggcgggggcagtctacactgtccccttaatagttagtagagactaggtgggtgcccgtgcgttgcaacggaaacatatcgtCAGCATAGGGAACACAGCTCCTACCAATCTGGTATCGAAGGTCTCGACGATCATGAGCTCTATCGCTGCCCTCCAGGCAGCAGCCGCCACCAGCATCAGGCGGCCCCCAGCAACGTCCAGCGCGCTGGTCATAGCCTCTGCTTCGTCAGGAGCCATGATGCTTCGCCGATACTCTCCCAAATACTCAGCCTCCTTCCGGGTAGCGCCATTGGGGGCATGGCGGCCCCGCAGCCAATGGTACACTATACGACGTGGTAGACGGGCTGTTCTCCCAAGAGCGCAGGAGCCTGCTACCCCACGTAAATGGACAAACAAAAAAGTTATTGCTACAAACTTATGATAAGCTAGACAAACAAAAAAACAATGTAAATGATATATAAAGTTGTTATTATGAGTAATTTAGAAAGCGCTACAATAATACGACAACCCCATGAGGCCATGATGCACAATAACAGAGATCCACTATGCATAAAACTCCCAAGTGAACAACACCTGTGATGAATCTGCTACTGACGCTAGAGCTGTCAATGCTCCTCGTGCACCATTTGCTTGCCATTCTAGAATATGAACATGAGCAGTTAGCATTGTTTACTAACCATGATAACAAATATATTTGAAGCAACCTGAAACCTAATTCAACACAAGTAATTGTGTACATGAAGAAGAACAAGTAATTTATTCACGATTCCATCCAATTAAGGCGTCAAAAattctggtgtataattctcactAAAATTCAAAATCGCTGAAACAGCATGTGCCTATAACCAAGAAGAGCAATACAGGTCAAAATAGACTGCCAGGACCTAAGATGTATGACATGAACATGTAATCTAGTATAGTAGAATATAGGCATACAAATTGTATAAACTTAATATCTCAATGCACACAAAAGACTTAAACAACATTCGATTCAGAGGTCTGGCATACATAAAGTTAGTAGTTGCTTGGTAATCAAATTACTTTTTTATCGAAGAAACTTGTAAGCTCAAAGATCAAAAAGAATTTGTTTAACATTTAGATGTCGTTTGGTTCACAAAATGTAATGTAAATGGTAATGATAACGATTCACACTCGAATACCGggggtaacaaatttgaataaggCGGTATCCATTTGTAGTGTGTTATCGATTACAattggacttaaacaaacatgatttaacgttatcagttatccattacgttaccaatacatgaaccaaacggcaccttaGATGTGCTAGCTGCCCACATATATTTATATTTAAAACATGTAAACCACACACAAACCATATTGGTCTACATCAACCTGTTTATTGATGCAACCTCAATTAAAAAATGTGATGTCTTACAATTTTTAATAATAAGCAAATATGTCGACAACCGTACATTAATCTAATCCTTTTAAGCGATATTGATAAGTCTTTATTGTATGTTTGCAAGGATAGCATAGCGGCATGAATTGTCCTCGTAACTTAACAGATCAATTACAAAGTTCCTTCGAagaatctttgcatcctacacacaaagacataagagaacaaaacgtcaaatttatattatgtaactgaaatgtatgtttgaacatgaAACAAACATACTCCACTCACCCTATCAAATTCCATTCGTCTAGCACTCCCCCACATGGCCCTGGAGATCCACTTGCATTAGTGATTGTTTGGTTCCTAGCATGTAATTTGTCTCGAATAAAAGAATGTTATAATTAACTTTTTAATCTAAACACATGCCAATTTAGTTATTTGGACGTTTCATCCGAGCAAGAGAAACTAGTGCGCTCTTCTTCAAAGAGATGCATCTTCTGCCTGCTTATCCATCTTgggatgattggttgatgagtAGAGGCACAGTCCAAAGTGGTGCAGCAAACCGGCAATGTGATCCGAATCATATGGTCTCGGGAGAAGAGCTAGCAGACAGGGAAGATAGTTGCAACTGCAAGAATTATATAATGATAACAACTTGCAAGTGCATCCTTGGAGGATGTACAAATGGGGGATGCAAATGTTAATAGCTGGCAGTTCTGGGAGGCTGTATAGCTTGTACTCGTGGTTGAGAAGAATCTACACTTCAATTGCATAGCAATATGATGGTTTGACACCTGAATCTTTTCTCAGTTTGTGTTATCTCATTTTTTGTCTTATGGTGCATATACACCACGATTCCTGTGTGGTGGTACTTAAACTGAGTGCTTGGTGTTGCATAACACAAAAAACATCAACAAGCCTGATTTCATTGCAGATAATCTTGGCATTGCTGCTTATTATTTTGATTTTATAATAGTGTCTCATGGGCAGATTTATTGAGACTGAGAATTTGAGATTGACTGCTTCCAGAGGATGACACATCCTATTTCTATCCTGGCCTTATTTTTAGTTGACAATTGGTCATTTATGTTCAATTGAATGCTTAAACAAAAGGATGTATTAATGGAATTGGTTGTTTGGGATGGGAGATAAGAGACTACAGATGAGAGAGATGAGTTTAGTTGACACATGACAGTTTCATTACAAAATAAATAAACTCTTGGCAGTTTTTTATTATTGTTAagcaaaaataacaagcaaaaaaATAAGCACAATTTATTTAAGATTAATCTGAAAGGGAAACCATACAAAAGTATGGATTAACTTGATCTGCAGATATGTTGTTCCATAATGCATCTGGTTAATTCACTGAGTTAATGCATCTGGATTAACTTGATCTACAGCTAGCATGGAAATGAACTAATAAAAAGAGAAATAACAAAAAACAATTAACTCATACAGCCAATAGGGTAAAAGAAAGGAAAGTACCTGCCAGCCGAGGAATCTGCAGCAGTAAAAGGCACACCTGTCAACCGTCACATGAAATGCTGCTACTTGTCCAGACACCTATATAACACAGCACACCAGCATCACTGACTAACCAGATCCTCCACCACATGTACCAAATAAACACAAGTAGTCTCTTAAACAGTTATCGTGTATTTAATATGCACGCTGACAGCAATGATAGATCAGATAAGGAGAAAATTCCAGAAACTACAAGTGGAGTAAAAAATGCACAAATATATTACACGTATGTCTATGCCAATATAAATCATAGAATAGGGTTTCTAGTAGCACAAGAGCCAATTTTGTTTTAATTTCACAACACATATACGTTGTAGGTGAATTTTATTCTGCATATTCATTGTGTCTAAAGTTGCCATAAAATTCTGAAACTATGATGTAAGGAAAATGCTTTGTACCATAAGGTCAGTCTTAGGCAGAAAGAATCAAATCAATATGA
It contains:
- the LOC100274130 gene encoding uncharacterized protein LOC100274130 isoform 2 (isoform 2 is encoded by transcript variant 2) codes for the protein MLPRRYCRLLASPGSAEPRVLNPLLRQARSPTVQLIRRHLASALVTLVFAEVSGQVAAFHVTVDRCAFYCCRFLGWQNGKQMVHEEH
- the LOC100274130 gene encoding uncharacterized protein isoform X1, which translates into the protein MLPRRYCRLLASPGSAEPRVLNPLLRQARSPTVQLIRRHLASALVTLVFAEVSGQVAAFHVTVDRCAFYCCRFLGWQAAALLREQPVYHVV
- the LOC100274130 gene encoding uncharacterized protein LOC100274130 isoform 1 (isoform 1 is encoded by transcript variant 1) is translated as MLPRRYCRLLASPGSAEPRVLNPLLRQARSPTVQLIRRHLASALVTLVFAEVSGQVAAFHVTVDRCAFYCCRFLGWQGHVGEC